From a single Paenibacillus sp. FSL W8-0426 genomic region:
- a CDS encoding tyrosine protein kinase, with amino-acid sequence MPQHYYHRPPAPRQRPSSKHHRANTSAYAPAQRALTDGETQSMYPGVEPQFSFGQAEASSIVPYGQNAPGESFYGGGSGSSGPAVPVQNSSASGSTGFSLANLGELKGMIDRFGGIDGIISGIGKMQKVVGSIQQMAPMVKLFMGMLPFGKSKTTNDSSAAEKDYEDYTSPRRRKRKSGKKSSGTTRRQKSNPAKRRPKSSKR; translated from the coding sequence ATGCCACAGCATTATTATCACCGTCCGCCAGCGCCACGGCAGCGTCCGTCTTCCAAGCATCATCGGGCGAATACCTCCGCTTACGCGCCGGCGCAGCGTGCGTTGACCGATGGCGAGACCCAGTCCATGTATCCGGGTGTCGAACCCCAATTTTCATTCGGCCAAGCGGAAGCATCAAGCATCGTGCCTTATGGGCAGAACGCGCCGGGAGAATCGTTTTACGGTGGCGGTTCCGGATCTTCCGGCCCTGCGGTACCCGTGCAAAACTCTTCGGCTTCCGGCAGCACCGGCTTTTCGCTGGCCAACCTTGGCGAGCTCAAAGGAATGATTGACCGCTTCGGCGGGATCGATGGCATCATAAGCGGCATTGGCAAAATGCAAAAAGTCGTCGGCAGCATTCAGCAGATGGCCCCGATGGTGAAGCTGTTCATGGGCATGCTTCCCTTCGGCAAGAGCAAAACCACCAACGACAGTTCAGCCGCGGAAAAAGATTACGAAGATTACACATCGCCCCGCCGTCGCAAGCGCAAATCGGGCAAGAAATCATCGGGCACCACGCGCCGGCAGAAATCGAATCCCGCTAAACGTCGTCCCAAGAGCAGCAAACGTTAA